A genomic region of Planococcus kocurii contains the following coding sequences:
- a CDS encoding LacI family DNA-binding transcriptional regulator, giving the protein MAITIKDVAKQAGVSPATVSRVIADNPRISTKTKQKVREVMKTMGYYPNFQARNLVANKTQTLGVIMENSATLAFQNPFFPEVLRGISTQAHDSQYGLYLSTGATQEEIYQEVVEMVQGRRVDGIILLYSKVEDPVLAYLSESSLPFAVVGRPDKNSQSVSYVNNNNIQTAKETVEYLIELGHQHLAFVGGASDFVVSIDRLEGYKQALREHQIPFDANYIVNQDVIEGNERESIRRLMAHEVPPTAIVTHDDMVAYEVIGYLEDLEIGVPEDVSIIGFNNHTISKHLKPPLSTVDISIYELGLHATELVLEKITDESTPPKQVVVASRLIERGSCRRL; this is encoded by the coding sequence ATGGCCATCACAATTAAAGACGTTGCGAAGCAAGCGGGTGTCTCACCGGCTACGGTATCTCGCGTAATCGCAGACAATCCGCGAATTAGTACCAAAACCAAACAAAAAGTGCGCGAAGTAATGAAAACGATGGGGTATTACCCAAACTTCCAAGCGCGTAATTTAGTGGCAAATAAAACCCAGACATTGGGTGTGATTATGGAAAATTCAGCAACGCTTGCTTTTCAGAATCCGTTTTTTCCAGAAGTGTTGCGAGGAATCTCTACGCAAGCGCATGACAGTCAATACGGATTGTATTTATCCACAGGGGCCACTCAAGAAGAAATTTACCAAGAAGTGGTCGAGATGGTGCAAGGCCGCCGAGTAGATGGCATCATTTTGCTTTATTCAAAAGTGGAGGATCCCGTTCTTGCTTATTTAAGTGAAAGCAGTTTGCCTTTTGCCGTGGTGGGAAGACCGGATAAAAATTCGCAGTCTGTCAGCTACGTCAACAACAACAACATCCAAACGGCTAAAGAAACGGTGGAATACTTGATCGAGTTGGGTCATCAGCATCTCGCGTTTGTTGGAGGTGCCTCTGATTTTGTCGTGTCCATTGACCGGCTAGAAGGCTATAAACAAGCGCTTCGCGAACATCAAATTCCGTTTGATGCTAATTACATCGTTAACCAAGATGTCATCGAAGGCAACGAACGCGAGTCGATTCGCCGCTTGATGGCACATGAAGTTCCGCCAACCGCCATTGTGACGCATGATGACATGGTGGCATATGAAGTGATCGGTTATTTAGAAGACTTGGAAATTGGCGTACCTGAAGATGTCTCCATCATTGGATTTAATAACCACACCATTTCGAAGCATTTGAAACCGCCGCTGAGCACAGTAGACATTTCAATTTATGAACTCGGTCTGCACGCAACAGAATTGGTTTTAGAGAAAATAACAGACGAGTCGACACCTCCAAAACAAGTCGTGGTTGCATCCCGGCTGATTGAAAGAGGCTCATGCCGCCGTCTTTGA
- a CDS encoding carbohydrate ABC transporter permease, with amino-acid sequence MKKKWNVKLEILGLLLAILWLAPFYLMFVNSFKSKKEIFMDTISPPESWSFDNYVKAFDELDFMQTLFNSLLITVISVVLIIVFSAMAAYALSRAKSKLSTVLFFTFVAAMLIPFQSVMIPLVTVFGKFDMLNRGGLIFMYIGFGASLSIFLYHGALNNIPRSLDEAATIDGANRFQVFWYIIFPILKPITVTVAILNIIWIWNDYLLPSLVINTPGSETIPLKMFFFFGEYTKQWHLALAGLTLAIVPVIVFYFFAQREIIKGVSDGAVK; translated from the coding sequence ATGAAGAAAAAATGGAATGTGAAATTAGAAATACTCGGCTTGTTATTAGCGATTTTATGGCTTGCGCCGTTTTACTTAATGTTCGTCAACTCGTTTAAATCAAAAAAAGAAATTTTTATGGACACCATCAGCCCGCCAGAATCATGGAGCTTCGACAATTACGTGAAAGCTTTTGACGAACTGGATTTTATGCAGACATTATTTAACTCTTTATTAATTACGGTCATTAGCGTTGTATTAATTATTGTGTTTTCGGCAATGGCTGCTTATGCCTTGTCACGCGCGAAAAGCAAGTTGAGTACCGTGTTGTTTTTCACATTTGTGGCAGCAATGCTCATTCCGTTTCAATCGGTGATGATTCCGTTAGTCACGGTGTTTGGTAAATTCGATATGTTAAATCGCGGTGGGTTAATTTTCATGTACATTGGCTTTGGGGCCAGCTTGTCGATTTTCTTGTATCATGGTGCACTCAACAACATTCCGCGTTCGCTTGATGAAGCTGCGACAATTGATGGAGCCAATCGCTTTCAAGTATTTTGGTACATCATTTTTCCAATCCTTAAACCCATTACGGTAACGGTTGCGATTCTTAACATTATTTGGATTTGGAATGATTATTTATTGCCATCACTCGTTATCAATACACCAGGAAGTGAAACTATTCCATTGAAGATGTTCTTCTTCTTTGGTGAATACACGAAACAATGGCATTTAGCTCTTGCCGGATTAACGCTCGCGATTGTTCCTGTTATCGTTTTCTACTTTTTCGCTCAACGCGAAATCATCAAAGGCGTTTCAGATGGGGCAGTAAAATAA
- a CDS encoding carbohydrate ABC transporter permease, translating into MRTKDLSYWLFLAPVLLALTLVVIVPMLLGVYYSFTTWNGIDTGEFVGFQNYIDLFKDQRFLDSLWFTTKFSVVSVILINVIGLSLALLVTGRVRSSKLLRTTFFMPNLIGGLILGFIWQFIFIKVFASVGEIVGMESLQGWLSTTDTGFWGLVILMSWQMAGYIMVIYIAYLEGMPKELLEASEIDGASSFQRFRYVVFPLVAPAFTVSMFLTLSNTFKLYDQNLSLTAGGPYNSTEMVAMEIFKTAFMQNAFAYAQAKAVIFFVIVALIALVQVYLNKRKEVEM; encoded by the coding sequence ATGCGTACAAAAGATTTATCTTATTGGTTGTTTCTTGCCCCTGTCTTACTGGCACTTACGCTAGTCGTTATCGTTCCGATGCTACTAGGCGTGTATTACTCATTCACAACTTGGAATGGGATTGATACTGGAGAATTCGTCGGATTCCAAAACTACATCGACTTGTTCAAAGATCAGCGTTTCCTTGATTCGCTATGGTTTACCACAAAATTCTCAGTAGTCTCTGTTATCTTAATTAACGTAATCGGTTTGTCACTCGCACTACTGGTTACAGGTCGCGTGCGTTCTAGCAAATTATTGCGTACAACATTCTTTATGCCGAACTTGATCGGTGGATTAATTTTAGGATTTATTTGGCAGTTTATTTTCATTAAAGTATTTGCAAGTGTCGGCGAAATCGTCGGCATGGAAAGTTTACAAGGCTGGTTGTCGACAACAGACACTGGATTCTGGGGCTTGGTTATTTTGATGAGCTGGCAAATGGCTGGTTATATTATGGTTATCTATATCGCTTATTTGGAAGGAATGCCGAAAGAACTGCTTGAAGCGTCTGAAATCGACGGAGCTTCTTCGTTCCAACGCTTTCGTTACGTCGTATTTCCACTTGTGGCACCTGCGTTTACTGTCAGTATGTTCTTAACTTTATCGAATACGTTTAAATTGTATGACCAAAACTTATCGTTAACAGCTGGTGGACCGTATAACTCCACAGAAATGGTGGCGATGGAAATCTTTAAAACAGCGTTTATGCAAAATGCCTTTGCTTATGCGCAAGCGAAAGCCGTTATTTTCTTTGTGATCGTTGCGCTCATCGCTCTTGTCCAGGTGTATCTGAACAAACGCAAGGAGGTCGAAATGTAA
- a CDS encoding ABC transporter substrate-binding protein codes for MKELTFSKGLVASLMLSAAVLAGCSSDGEKEGSGSEGEQVTVDIFQFKVEFKEQFEDVVALYEKENPDVNIEITTVGGGEDYGAALRSRFASGNEPAIFNIGGPQDVADWKDNLADLTDTAASGAALEGTLDGVTVESEVLGLPYNQEGYGFIYNTRLFEEAGIDPASITDYASLEEAVKTLDSKKDELGLESVFAFPGKETWVTGLHLSNTFLAPEFDNNVLTAFDAESVEFKYGEGFKKIVDLQNEYSKQPTVSLDYSQQVEELFSLERVAIIQQGNWAYGSIAGIDQELADNGIGLMPIPVEGVEDTGIPVGVPMYWGVNKKADEAVIEESKAFLDWLYTSDEGKKAVVEDFKFIPAYEGYDTSKISDPMSKAIYEASESGNTIGWVFMGYPTGWGEDVLGSNIQKYLSEEATWDEVMESAKEAWKTERAK; via the coding sequence ATGAAGGAGTTAACGTTTAGCAAGGGACTTGTGGCGTCATTGATGCTATCGGCAGCAGTTTTAGCAGGATGCAGTAGTGACGGAGAAAAAGAAGGGTCAGGATCTGAAGGCGAACAAGTTACAGTTGATATTTTCCAATTCAAAGTGGAATTTAAAGAGCAGTTTGAAGACGTTGTTGCACTTTATGAAAAAGAAAACCCAGACGTTAACATCGAAATTACAACAGTTGGTGGAGGAGAAGATTACGGCGCAGCACTTCGCTCACGCTTTGCATCTGGTAACGAACCTGCAATCTTTAACATCGGCGGACCTCAAGATGTAGCGGACTGGAAAGATAACTTAGCAGATTTAACAGACACAGCAGCTTCAGGCGCAGCTCTTGAAGGCACACTTGACGGCGTAACAGTTGAGTCTGAAGTACTTGGACTGCCATACAACCAAGAAGGATACGGCTTTATTTACAACACGCGTCTCTTTGAAGAAGCTGGAATTGATCCTGCATCAATCACGGATTATGCATCACTTGAAGAAGCTGTGAAAACATTGGATTCGAAAAAAGACGAGCTTGGTCTTGAATCAGTGTTCGCTTTCCCGGGTAAAGAAACGTGGGTAACGGGACTTCACTTATCAAACACCTTCTTAGCACCGGAATTCGATAACAATGTATTAACGGCATTTGATGCGGAGTCTGTGGAGTTTAAATATGGAGAAGGCTTTAAGAAAATCGTTGATTTGCAAAATGAATACTCGAAACAACCAACAGTTAGTCTTGATTACTCGCAACAAGTTGAAGAGTTGTTCTCACTTGAGCGCGTAGCGATTATCCAACAAGGAAACTGGGCTTACGGCTCAATCGCTGGCATCGACCAAGAACTTGCAGACAATGGAATCGGCCTTATGCCAATCCCAGTTGAAGGCGTAGAAGATACAGGAATACCAGTTGGCGTACCGATGTATTGGGGCGTAAACAAAAAAGCTGACGAAGCAGTGATAGAAGAATCGAAAGCATTTTTAGACTGGTTATATACTTCAGATGAAGGGAAAAAAGCTGTGGTAGAAGACTTTAAATTCATTCCAGCTTACGAAGGTTACGACACATCGAAAATTTCTGATCCAATGTCGAAAGCTATCTATGAAGCATCTGAATCAGGGAACACCATTGGCTGGGTCTTCATGGGCTATCCAACTGGATGGGGTGAAGATGTACTGGGTTCGAACATTCAGAAATACTTGAGCGAAGAAGCTACTTGGGACGAGGTCATGGAGTCTGCTAAAGAAGCATGGAAGACAGAAAGAGCTAAATAA
- a CDS encoding ROK family protein: MEKVLGVDIGGTKIRLGIINSSGQILYEEKIPTNIPLYPYLEENIMRILAEHPDVQAIGIGTHGFVDPKQGKVIYSADTLPGWSNTPVKEWLEKATGKRVEVENDANVVALAEAKFGAAQGLNRVVVLTLGTGLGGGVLWDGKLLSGGPHGGAAELGHMILHPNGVTCACGRLGCSEMYVSGTALERRIKEAGLHMSPPELFQQATTNPSAQKVVDGFTTDLALVISSLQAVFDMEMVIIGGGVSEAAAMWMEELQQKLETGLLNPVEVEVARFENDAGILGAALLVL; the protein is encoded by the coding sequence ATGGAAAAAGTATTAGGAGTCGATATTGGTGGCACCAAAATTCGATTAGGAATCATTAATTCGAGCGGACAAATTTTATACGAGGAAAAAATTCCAACGAACATCCCACTGTATCCTTATCTTGAAGAAAATATCATGCGAATTTTGGCAGAACATCCAGATGTTCAAGCAATCGGCATAGGGACACATGGCTTTGTCGATCCAAAACAAGGGAAAGTTATTTATTCGGCTGACACATTGCCAGGATGGAGCAATACACCCGTTAAAGAATGGCTCGAAAAAGCAACAGGAAAACGCGTCGAAGTTGAAAATGACGCCAATGTGGTAGCCCTTGCAGAAGCGAAGTTTGGTGCCGCACAAGGGTTAAATCGTGTAGTTGTGTTAACACTTGGAACAGGTCTTGGCGGTGGTGTGTTGTGGGATGGCAAGTTATTAAGTGGCGGACCTCACGGAGGTGCGGCAGAACTGGGCCACATGATCCTCCACCCAAATGGCGTCACATGTGCTTGTGGCAGATTAGGCTGCAGCGAAATGTATGTATCGGGTACTGCACTCGAGCGCCGGATTAAAGAAGCTGGCCTTCACATGTCACCTCCAGAACTGTTTCAACAAGCAACTACCAATCCAAGTGCACAGAAAGTAGTCGACGGATTTACAACAGACTTAGCACTTGTCATTAGTAGTTTACAAGCTGTGTTTGACATGGAAATGGTCATTATTGGTGGAGGCGTTTCAGAAGCGGCAGCTATGTGGATGGAAGAACTTCAACAAAAATTAGAGACCGGATTACTCAATCCGGTAGAAGTTGAAGTAGCACGTTTTGAAAACGATGCGGGTATTTTAGGAGCGGCGTTATTGGTGCTGTAA
- a CDS encoding glycoside hydrolase family 13 protein, which translates to MTEWWKKSTVYQIYPRSFMDSNGDGIGDIQGIIQKLDYLSELGVDILWLSPVYDSPNDDNGYDIRDYYKIMNEFGTMTDFDELLNQVHARGMKLVMDLVVNHTSDEHAWFSDHPDFYIWRDQPTNWRSFFGGLAWDFHEERNQYYLHLFSKKQPDLNWENPELRNAVYQMMRWWLDKGVDGFRMDVINMISKDPQMKDAPNGDGSSQFMNGPNVHTYLKEMNKQVLSQYDIVTVGESPGTTPKEARDYTAAQNQELNMIFTFEHMDLDQASGEKWDLKPLDLIDLKENLEKWQHGLHDEGWNSLYWNNHDQPRIVSRFGNDQQWRVESAKMLATCLHFMQGTPYIYQGEELGMTNVKFGSIAAYKDIETLNMYKEKQQAGVSHDDIMKKIYTKGRDNARTPMQWSDEENGGFSTGTPWIQVNPNYTEINALKYRDPNSIFQYYKKLIALRKNMDIITYGDFTLLHREDEELFAYRRSWQDETLTVYCNFSSKSKRITRLEGKKIIGNYPRHTDEDEWVLKPYEAMVYYQQ; encoded by the coding sequence ATGACAGAATGGTGGAAAAAATCGACGGTGTATCAAATTTACCCACGGAGTTTTATGGATTCAAACGGCGACGGAATCGGCGATATTCAAGGCATTATCCAGAAGCTCGATTATTTGTCAGAACTGGGTGTAGACATTCTCTGGTTGTCTCCAGTGTATGATTCTCCGAATGATGACAATGGCTACGACATTCGTGATTACTACAAAATTATGAATGAGTTTGGAACGATGACTGATTTTGATGAGTTGTTAAACCAAGTTCATGCACGGGGAATGAAATTGGTCATGGACTTAGTCGTTAATCACACATCTGATGAACATGCTTGGTTTTCAGACCATCCCGATTTTTACATATGGCGCGATCAACCAACCAATTGGCGTTCGTTTTTTGGTGGCCTCGCTTGGGACTTCCATGAAGAGCGAAACCAATATTACTTACATTTGTTTTCTAAAAAACAGCCTGATTTAAACTGGGAAAATCCAGAATTGCGTAACGCCGTTTACCAAATGATGCGATGGTGGCTCGACAAAGGCGTTGATGGCTTCCGGATGGATGTCATTAATATGATTTCAAAAGATCCACAGATGAAAGACGCACCAAACGGCGATGGCAGCAGTCAATTTATGAACGGTCCCAATGTTCACACCTATTTAAAAGAAATGAATAAACAAGTGTTGTCTCAATACGACATCGTCACAGTTGGTGAATCACCAGGCACAACGCCGAAAGAAGCACGCGATTATACCGCAGCACAAAATCAAGAACTCAATATGATTTTCACATTTGAGCATATGGATCTTGACCAAGCATCCGGCGAAAAATGGGATTTAAAACCGCTCGATTTAATCGACTTAAAAGAGAATCTAGAAAAATGGCAACACGGATTACACGACGAAGGCTGGAATAGTTTGTACTGGAACAACCACGACCAGCCGCGTATTGTGTCGCGTTTTGGCAACGATCAACAATGGCGGGTTGAATCAGCTAAGATGCTTGCCACGTGTCTTCATTTTATGCAAGGGACGCCGTATATTTACCAAGGCGAAGAACTAGGCATGACGAATGTAAAGTTTGGCTCTATTGCTGCATACAAAGACATCGAAACACTGAATATGTACAAAGAAAAACAACAAGCTGGCGTGTCACACGATGACATCATGAAGAAGATTTATACGAAAGGCCGAGATAATGCGAGAACACCAATGCAATGGTCAGATGAGGAAAATGGTGGTTTCAGTACCGGTACGCCGTGGATTCAAGTTAATCCAAATTACACAGAAATCAATGCGTTAAAGTACCGTGATCCAAATTCAATCTTTCAGTATTACAAAAAACTAATTGCTTTGCGAAAGAATATGGATATCATCACATACGGAGATTTTACGTTATTGCATCGTGAAGACGAAGAATTATTTGCATATCGACGTTCTTGGCAGGATGAGACCTTGACCGTCTACTGCAACTTTTCAAGTAAATCTAAACGTATTACACGACTAGAAGGCAAAAAAATAATTGGCAACTATCCTCGTCACACGGACGAAGACGAATGGGTACTCAAGCCATATGAAGCAATGGTGTATTATCAACAATAA
- a CDS encoding PucR family transcriptional regulator, protein MITQLKEIYPSLQLLEHGMPPADFSFKWFVSTDGTIIGIHETELSPRDLALLTTFLAPYNPSFPMLTADEKNWFAAVDSTTPDNSSFALPSAFRFVHFTIQEKQISPLAFKQAVTDFYAQPVSILWQNDHQGILVEYVSKEDEALSYEEIIDVLMSDLYINIHFFVGPLRTSLEGVSRHYRTMIEGANITSLYSTRAVVSYTDAVPYFLLHQTDATLQDEIKQSVLQVYQDDEETMNMIYVFVRHNLNLSETAKALHMHRNSLQYRFDRFYEQTGIDVRKFQGALAVYIAFLIKK, encoded by the coding sequence ATGATTACGCAACTAAAAGAAATCTATCCTTCTCTTCAACTGCTTGAACATGGCATGCCGCCTGCTGACTTTTCTTTTAAATGGTTTGTTTCTACAGACGGTACGATTATTGGCATTCATGAAACAGAGCTATCGCCGCGAGACTTGGCATTACTCACCACCTTTTTGGCGCCTTATAACCCGTCATTTCCTATGCTCACAGCTGACGAAAAAAACTGGTTTGCTGCAGTCGATTCCACAACTCCTGATAACTCAAGCTTTGCTTTGCCTTCTGCTTTTCGTTTTGTTCATTTTACAATTCAAGAAAAACAAATCAGTCCACTTGCTTTTAAACAAGCCGTGACTGATTTTTATGCGCAACCTGTCTCTATTCTTTGGCAAAACGATCACCAAGGCATTCTGGTGGAATACGTCTCAAAAGAAGATGAGGCACTTTCCTACGAAGAAATTATTGATGTATTGATGAGTGATTTGTACATCAACATTCACTTTTTTGTCGGTCCGCTTCGGACAAGTTTAGAAGGGGTGTCTCGTCATTACCGCACGATGATTGAGGGAGCTAACATAACTAGTCTTTATTCCACTCGCGCGGTAGTAAGTTATACAGACGCTGTGCCGTATTTCTTGTTGCACCAAACCGATGCGACACTTCAAGATGAAATTAAACAGTCGGTGTTGCAAGTTTACCAAGACGATGAAGAAACCATGAACATGATTTACGTATTTGTTCGTCACAACTTAAACTTATCTGAAACCGCAAAAGCCTTGCATATGCATCGCAATAGCTTGCAGTATCGTTTCGATCGATTTTATGAACAGACCGGCATTGATGTACGAAAATTTCAAGGCGCACTAGCTGTATACATAGCTTTTTTAATCAAAAAGTAA
- a CDS encoding ABC transporter ATP-binding protein, which translates to MTGLTLVNIKKEYEKGVVSVQDFNLEIRDKEFLVLVGPSGCGKSTTLRMIAGLEDITEGDLFIGDKRVNDVSPKDRDIAMVFQNYALYPHMTVYENMAFSLKLRKMKKDEIKARVANASKILGLDDYLNRKPKALSGGQRQRVALGRAIVRDAKVFLMDEPLSNLDAKLRVQMRAEIQKLHRRLQTTTVYVTHDQTEAMTMATRLVVMKDGFIQQVGTPKEVYDLPENMFVGGFIGSPSMNFLRGKLVGNQFIMGDISIFIPDGKLNVLKDKGYDNKELILGIRPEDIHDEPLFLEHSPQTKLQAYIDVAELMGAEIILYSKVNDQDFVARVDSRFNVEADSTIDMAFDMNKAHFFDSETELRIR; encoded by the coding sequence ATGACAGGCTTAACGTTAGTTAATATTAAAAAAGAGTACGAAAAAGGCGTTGTTTCCGTACAAGATTTCAACTTAGAAATTCGCGATAAAGAATTTTTGGTATTGGTGGGTCCTTCGGGATGTGGGAAATCTACAACGCTGCGGATGATTGCAGGGCTCGAAGACATCACTGAAGGCGATTTGTTTATCGGTGACAAACGTGTCAATGATGTCTCGCCAAAAGACCGTGACATCGCAATGGTGTTCCAAAACTACGCATTGTATCCGCACATGACTGTCTATGAAAATATGGCGTTTAGTTTAAAGCTGCGCAAAATGAAAAAAGACGAGATTAAAGCACGAGTTGCCAATGCTTCTAAAATTTTAGGCTTGGATGATTACTTAAACCGCAAACCAAAAGCGTTGTCTGGCGGGCAACGTCAACGTGTTGCACTTGGTCGTGCCATTGTTCGCGACGCCAAGGTCTTTTTAATGGATGAACCTTTATCAAACTTGGATGCAAAATTGCGTGTGCAAATGCGTGCGGAAATTCAGAAGTTACATCGTCGCTTGCAAACCACTACGGTATACGTAACACATGATCAAACTGAAGCCATGACAATGGCAACGCGTTTAGTGGTGATGAAAGATGGCTTTATCCAACAAGTCGGTACACCTAAAGAAGTATACGACTTGCCAGAAAATATGTTTGTGGGTGGATTTATTGGGTCCCCATCAATGAACTTCTTGCGTGGCAAACTCGTTGGCAACCAATTTATCATGGGCGACATTTCTATTTTCATCCCCGATGGCAAATTGAACGTTCTCAAAGACAAAGGCTACGACAACAAAGAGTTAATCCTTGGCATTCGTCCAGAAGATATTCACGACGAACCGCTATTTTTAGAACATTCGCCACAGACCAAACTACAAGCCTATATTGATGTCGCTGAACTGATGGGTGCAGAAATTATTTTGTACTCGAAAGTCAACGACCAAGATTTTGTGGCGCGAGTTGATTCACGTTTTAATGTGGAAGCTGATTCGACGATTGACATGGCATTCGATATGAATAAAGCCCATTTCTTCGACAGTGAAACGGAATTACGTATTCGTTAA
- a CDS encoding IS3 family transposase (programmed frameshift), with product MGSKKGSTKQFYPEEIKLEVIRMKLSGDYTNAEIMAIHGIKNRTQIKTWMKWHREGEEFRLAQPGGRQYSYNAELSEVEELKRKVLYYEIKEELMGKVSGTGKGVEPALFVELVDCFKKKYSIKTICECMGVPRPTYYRWRLKKYEKTELEKEIIAICEQLKFRVGHRTVKGLLKNSGTIVDRKTVQRIMQKYNSQCRVKPKRAKKMAGESNLVVPNLLEQNFKADAPNQKWVTDITYLPFGESMLYLSTILDLYNNEVIAYKVSDTQNAQLVVDTLEMACRKRKTAGTILHSDQGAQYKSRVFQVTAKENGIITSMSRKGNCFDNAVIESFHSSLKSEEFYTQERVHLTNDIVQQKVEDYMYYYNYIRPFQKLNCHSPIEYRTMAA from the exons ATGGGTTCAAAAAAGGGATCGACAAAACAATTTTATCCGGAGGAAATTAAGTTAGAGGTGATCCGGATGAAGCTTAGTGGTGACTATACCAATGCCGAAATCATGGCGATTCATGGAATCAAGAACAGAACACAGATCAAGACGTGGATGAAATGGCATCGAGAGGGAGAAGAATTCCGACTGGCTCAACCTGGAGGAAGACAATATAGTTACAACGCGGAGTTGAGCGAAGTGGAGGAATTGAAAAGAAAAGTGCTGTATTACGAAATCAAAGAAGAACTGATGG GGAAAGTATCGGGAACTGGAAAGGGGGTGGAACCGGCCCTCTTCGTAGAACTGGTGGATTGTTTTAAAAAGAAGTATTCCATTAAAACGATCTGTGAATGCATGGGCGTCCCACGCCCTACTTACTATCGGTGGCGTCTGAAGAAGTATGAGAAAACAGAATTGGAGAAAGAGATTATCGCGATTTGTGAACAACTGAAGTTCCGGGTAGGTCACCGAACGGTGAAAGGCTTATTGAAAAATAGTGGCACGATCGTTGATCGAAAAACGGTGCAGCGAATCATGCAGAAATACAACAGCCAGTGTCGGGTCAAACCGAAACGGGCCAAGAAGATGGCTGGTGAAAGCAATTTGGTGGTTCCGAATCTGTTAGAGCAAAATTTTAAAGCGGATGCCCCTAATCAAAAGTGGGTGACAGATATTACGTATCTTCCCTTCGGGGAAAGCATGCTTTACTTGTCAACGATTCTGGATTTATACAACAACGAAGTGATTGCCTACAAAGTCAGTGATACACAAAATGCCCAGCTTGTGGTGGATACACTTGAAATGGCTTGCCGGAAACGGAAGACGGCCGGAACCATTTTACACAGTGATCAGGGCGCCCAGTATAAATCTCGTGTGTTTCAAGTGACGGCAAAAGAAAACGGCATTATCACCAGCATGTCCCGCAAAGGAAACTGCTTTGATAACGCCGTCATCGAATCCTTCCACTCCTCGCTAAAGTCGGAAGAATTCTACACCCAGGAAAGGGTGCATCTAACCAATGACATTGTACAACAAAAAGTAGAGGATTACATGTATTATTACAACTACATCCGACCGTTCCAAAAATTAAACTGCCATTCCCCGATTGAATATCGGACAATGGCAGCCTAG
- a CDS encoding maltose acetyltransferase domain-containing protein translates to MTTEKEKMLAGEMYDPHDSALRQKRMNARRLSRIFNDTTEMDGQDRADLLKKLFGSTGDLIHVEPNFRCDYGFNIHVGHNFYANFDCVFLDVCEIRIGDNCMVSPGVHIYTATHPLDAAARNSGKEFGKPVTIGNNVWIGGRAVITPGTTIGDNAVIAAGAVVTKDVPANSLVGGNPATVFQQVNE, encoded by the coding sequence ATGACAACTGAAAAAGAAAAAATGCTTGCTGGTGAAATGTACGACCCGCACGATTCTGCATTGCGCCAAAAACGGATGAACGCTCGCCGCCTCAGTCGTATTTTTAACGATACCACTGAAATGGATGGCCAAGATCGCGCCGATTTACTAAAAAAATTATTTGGCTCAACAGGTGATTTGATCCATGTCGAACCCAATTTCCGTTGCGATTACGGCTTTAACATTCATGTCGGCCACAATTTTTATGCTAATTTCGATTGCGTCTTTTTAGATGTTTGCGAAATAAGAATTGGAGACAATTGCATGGTATCGCCTGGTGTTCATATTTACACTGCGACTCATCCGCTCGACGCAGCTGCACGCAATTCCGGAAAAGAATTTGGAAAACCGGTCACGATTGGCAACAATGTTTGGATTGGCGGCCGGGCTGTGATTACGCCAGGAACCACCATTGGCGACAACGCCGTCATTGCAGCGGGTGCTGTAGTCACAAAAGATGTTCCCGCCAACTCACTTGTCGGCGGCAATCCCGCAACAGTTTTCCAGCAAGTTAACGAATAA